The following is a genomic window from Bosea sp. RAC05.
AATTCTCGGCGCTGGAAAATGTCGTGCTGCCGCAGCGCATCCGCGGGCTCGACAAGGCGCTGGCCGAGGAGCGGGCTGCCGAGCTCCTGACCTTCATGGGGCTCGGCGAACGGCTCGACCATCTGCCGGGCGAACTCTCCGGCGGCGAGCAGCAGCGGGTCGCGATCGGCCGCGCCGTCGCCAACACGCCGCGCCTGCTCTTGGCCGACGAGCCCACCGGCAATCTCGACCCGCACACCTCGCTCCACGTCTTCCAGACGCTGGTCGCCCTGGCGCGAGCCTCGGGGCTGGCGGCGCTGATCGCGACCCACAATCTCGATCTGGCGCATCGGATGGACCGGCAGGTCACGATCCGCGACGGGCATGTCGTACCGCTCTGACGGCGCGCGGCCCTTCGCTGTGGCGATTCAGGATTCATTAACCGACTGAAGCATGCGCGTTCTGCAAATGACGCATGGAGGTTGACGAGAACAAACAATGAACTAAAACGGACATATCAGAAACATGAGGGCTTGATCATGATCGTCGCGCGGAAAGTCGCAGCCGGAATCGCCGAGATCGCATCGCTCGGGCTGTTCCTCGGCATGGTCTGGGTCTGGGCGGCGCTGTTCTGCGCACCGGGCATCTGACGATCCACAACGGCGACGATCGGCGCCATGGCGCGGCGCCGGACGGCGCCGCATAACGGGGATGGAGGGCGGCCGGCGAGTCGCCCGCGACAACCCTGCAGGCGAATGATGGCACGCGAACCCGACGACAGCCGCGTTCTCTCGGACGTCGGCTTCGTCCATCTCCATGTCCATTCGAGCTATTCGCTGCTCGAGGGCGCCCTGATGGTCGGCACGCTGGCCAAGATGGCAGCCGCCGACGGCCAGCCCGCGCTGGCGCTGACCGACACCAACAACCTGTTCGGCGCGCTCGAATTCGCCGAGAAGATGACCGGCGTCGGCGTGCAGCCGATCGCGGGTGTCCAGCTCTCGCTCGATTGCGGTGACGAGACCGAGGCTGGCCGGGGCAGGGCGCTGCCGCAGATCCCGCCCCACATCGTTCTGCTGGCGAT
Proteins encoded in this region:
- a CDS encoding ABC transporter ATP-binding protein, which produces MSDTTPRETPALFLSQVERYYPQADAPLEILRKADFALWPGELVALVAPSGTGKSTLLHVAGLLERPDGGEVFVGGLPTTKLDDKGRTRLRRTEIGFVYQAHHLLPEFSALENVVLPQRIRGLDKALAEERAAELLTFMGLGERLDHLPGELSGGEQQRVAIGRAVANTPRLLLADEPTGNLDPHTSLHVFQTLVALARASGLAALIATHNLDLAHRMDRQVTIRDGHVVPL